In Haloplanus rubicundus, one DNA window encodes the following:
- a CDS encoding DUF7521 family protein produces MSHLDVALIAIKTGTLLLGSLITFLSLKAYSRTGSRSLRSLGIGFGLVTVGALLAGVGHQFTSLTLAQSVVIESTLTLLGFVVIVYSLYGD; encoded by the coding sequence ATGAGCCACCTCGACGTCGCACTCATCGCGATCAAGACCGGGACGCTCCTGCTGGGCAGTCTCATCACGTTCCTCTCGCTCAAGGCCTACAGCCGGACCGGATCGCGCTCGCTCCGGTCGCTCGGTATCGGGTTCGGCCTGGTCACCGTCGGCGCCCTCCTCGCGGGGGTCGGCCACCAGTTCACGTCGCTCACGCTCGCCCAGTCGGTCGTCATCGAGAGCACGCTCACGCTTCTCGGCTTCGTGGTCATCGTCTACTCGCTGTACGGCGACTAG
- a CDS encoding ubiquitin family protein, producing the protein MSTTTETESTAEKHTTSVHLRATGHVRDAMETPHQEFTFEGDTLRDLLEAFFEERPDLAEMLIAETEAEATTEGWARPPENLPGTWHKNPEGEQTKPYARVLVNGKFNEVLDGFDTKIEDGDRVSFVYPFIFCC; encoded by the coding sequence ATGAGCACGACGACCGAAACCGAGAGTACGGCCGAGAAGCACACCACGTCGGTCCATCTGCGTGCGACGGGACACGTCCGGGACGCCATGGAGACGCCCCACCAGGAGTTCACGTTCGAGGGTGACACCCTGCGTGACCTCCTGGAGGCGTTCTTCGAGGAGCGCCCGGACCTCGCGGAGATGTTGATCGCCGAGACGGAGGCGGAGGCGACGACCGAAGGCTGGGCCCGGCCGCCCGAGAACCTGCCGGGTACGTGGCACAAGAACCCCGAGGGCGAACAGACCAAACCCTACGCGCGGGTGCTCGTCAACGGCAAGTTCAACGAGGTCCTCGACGGCTTCGACACGAAAATCGAGGACGGCGACCGCGTGAGCTTCGTCTACCCCTTCATCTTCTGTTGCTGA
- a CDS encoding DUF7471 family protein, translating into MIAPLHAVVGVASPGLLAVVGVATLGASALLGLAFAAFVRRRSRPYLLIVAAFAALLGRSAVVGASALGMLSPTDHHFFEHGLDVVLVALVVAAVYYARTVRREVSAS; encoded by the coding sequence ATGATCGCCCCGTTACACGCCGTCGTCGGCGTGGCGTCGCCCGGCTTGCTCGCCGTCGTCGGCGTCGCCACGCTCGGCGCGTCGGCCTTGCTCGGCCTCGCCTTCGCCGCCTTCGTCCGCCGGCGCTCCCGCCCGTATCTCCTGATCGTCGCGGCGTTCGCGGCGCTGCTCGGCCGGTCGGCGGTCGTCGGCGCCAGCGCACTCGGGATGCTCTCCCCGACCGACCACCACTTCTTCGAGCACGGCCTCGACGTGGTGCTCGTCGCCCTCGTCGTCGCCGCGGTGTACTACGCCCGAACCGTCCGTCGGGAGGTGTCGGCGTCGTGA
- a CDS encoding DUF420 domain-containing protein: MHLDARNRVPELTAVLSLASLALVFGAVLGAVPRGALPRAPDAVVAAIPHVNAAVSAVAVVTILAGVVFARRRQFRKHRAAMLVSAALFAVFLVLYLYKVALEGPAEFPGPDAVYRRVYLPLLAIHILLAVVCIPLLYYVLLLATTRPVSALVDTAHARVGRVAASLWIVSFVLGNAVYALLYVVY, translated from the coding sequence ATGCACCTCGACGCACGCAACCGCGTCCCGGAACTCACCGCCGTCCTCTCGCTCGCGTCGCTGGCGCTGGTGTTCGGCGCCGTCCTCGGGGCCGTCCCCCGCGGCGCCCTCCCGCGTGCGCCCGACGCCGTCGTCGCCGCCATCCCCCACGTCAACGCCGCCGTCAGCGCCGTCGCCGTCGTGACCATCCTCGCGGGCGTCGTCTTCGCTCGCCGTCGCCAGTTCCGCAAGCACCGCGCCGCGATGCTCGTCTCGGCCGCCCTCTTCGCCGTCTTCCTCGTCCTCTATCTCTACAAGGTGGCCCTCGAAGGGCCGGCCGAGTTCCCCGGCCCCGACGCCGTCTATCGGCGGGTGTATCTCCCCCTCCTCGCGATCCACATCCTCCTCGCCGTCGTCTGCATTCCACTTCTCTACTACGTGTTGTTGCTGGCGACGACCCGCCCCGTCTCGGCGCTCGTCGACACCGCCCACGCCAGGGTGGGGCGCGTGGCGGCGAGTCTCTGGATCGTCTCCTTCGTCCTCGGAAACGCCGTCTACGCGCTGCTGTACGTCGTGTACTAG
- the nirK gene encoding copper-containing nitrite reductase, producing MFETTRRRAMQALGIGGAATVAGCSTKAPTAAETEAQRQQVEQTSTPTVGQVAADPTDVPEPTDRSQPTTHEVTLSVEEVTAEIEPGVTFDYMTFDGQVPGPMIRVRQGDTVDLTVESPSGNALPHNVDLHAVYGTGGGAAATTVAPGEENAMRFRAEYPGAFIYHCAVPNLDMHISAGMFGMILVEPEGGLPEVDRELYFGQHEVYTDGEAGQEGKHSFDMNAMKNENPTYVLLNGEKYAWAAANRGPIEVQQGERVRVFMVDGGPNLSSNFHPIGNVWSRAYRDGGLPENGDFEAYADKNIQTMKVPPGSCMIGEMETPVPERIKLVDHALSRVARRGMLAEVDVLGDEREEVFDPDAHDTSHEGPQYA from the coding sequence ATGTTCGAAACGACCCGACGTCGGGCGATGCAGGCGCTCGGCATCGGTGGCGCGGCGACGGTGGCAGGGTGCAGCACGAAAGCGCCGACGGCCGCTGAGACGGAGGCTCAGCGCCAACAGGTCGAGCAGACGTCGACGCCGACGGTCGGTCAGGTGGCCGCCGATCCGACCGACGTTCCCGAGCCGACCGATCGGAGTCAGCCGACGACCCACGAGGTGACGCTGTCGGTGGAGGAGGTGACCGCCGAAATCGAACCCGGCGTCACCTTCGATTACATGACCTTCGACGGGCAGGTTCCCGGTCCGATGATCCGCGTTCGGCAGGGGGATACGGTCGATCTGACCGTCGAGAGCCCGTCGGGGAACGCCCTCCCGCACAACGTCGACCTTCACGCCGTCTACGGCACCGGCGGCGGTGCGGCGGCGACGACCGTCGCGCCGGGGGAGGAAAACGCCATGCGGTTCCGGGCGGAGTACCCCGGGGCATTCATCTACCACTGTGCCGTGCCGAACCTCGACATGCACATCAGTGCGGGGATGTTCGGCATGATCCTCGTCGAACCGGAAGGTGGCCTTCCCGAGGTGGACCGCGAACTCTACTTCGGCCAGCACGAGGTGTACACCGACGGCGAGGCCGGGCAGGAGGGCAAGCACAGCTTCGACATGAACGCGATGAAAAACGAGAACCCGACGTACGTCCTCCTGAACGGCGAGAAGTACGCCTGGGCGGCGGCCAACCGCGGTCCGATCGAGGTCCAGCAGGGCGAACGCGTCCGGGTGTTCATGGTCGACGGTGGTCCCAACCTCTCCAGCAACTTCCACCCCATCGGCAACGTCTGGAGTCGGGCCTACCGCGACGGTGGTCTCCCCGAGAACGGTGACTTCGAGGCCTACGCCGACAAGAACATCCAGACGATGAAGGTCCCGCCGGGAAGCTGTATGATCGGCGAGATGGAGACGCCGGTCCCCGAGCGGATCAAGCTGGTCGACCACGCGCTCAGCCGCGTCGCCCGGCGGGGCATGCTCGCCGAAGTCGACGTGCTCGGCGACGAGCGCGAGGAGGTCTTCGACCCCGACGCGCACGACACGAGCCACGAGGGACCGCAGTACGCCTGA
- a CDS encoding winged helix-turn-helix domain-containing protein, producing the protein MVRDPLSGDDPPDLQSVLDALDDPDCRTIIEHLDEPMTASEVSEECEIPMSTTYRKLDLLTEASLLAEGTEIRPDGHHATRYRLDFEAVEIGLTEERILDVSVDRPSRAADERLASLWGEVRKET; encoded by the coding sequence ATGGTGCGCGATCCGTTGTCGGGCGACGATCCGCCCGACCTGCAGTCGGTCCTCGACGCGCTCGACGATCCCGACTGCCGGACCATCATCGAGCACCTCGACGAGCCGATGACGGCGAGCGAGGTGTCCGAGGAGTGTGAGATCCCCATGTCTACGACCTACCGGAAACTGGACCTGCTGACGGAGGCATCGCTGCTCGCGGAGGGCACGGAGATCCGGCCGGACGGACACCACGCGACCCGCTACCGGCTCGACTTCGAGGCGGTCGAAATCGGTCTCACCGAGGAACGGATCCTCGACGTTTCGGTCGACCGCCCGAGCCGGGCGGCGGACGAACGGCTCGCGTCGCTCTGGGGGGAGGTTCGCAAGGAAACATGA
- a CDS encoding winged helix-turn-helix transcriptional regulator, whose protein sequence is MTAQRDRIRGYVASHPGVHFNQLARDLDLATGQLQYHLKKLHRADDLVSESLYGRTHYFTPEYEAWERGAVAVLRRETARDVLLYLIEAGPSAPTPVADDLDIARSTLEWHLDHLIEQNLVEKRRDERGRVTLVLSRPDETAELLRLVEPSVPERLVDRFTRLVDSLVSE, encoded by the coding sequence GTGACCGCCCAGCGTGACCGTATCCGCGGCTACGTCGCGAGCCATCCGGGCGTCCACTTCAACCAACTCGCGCGCGATCTGGACCTCGCGACCGGCCAACTCCAGTACCACCTCAAGAAACTCCACCGCGCGGACGACCTGGTCTCGGAGTCGCTGTACGGCCGGACTCACTACTTCACCCCCGAGTACGAGGCGTGGGAGCGCGGCGCCGTCGCCGTGTTGCGCCGCGAGACGGCCCGCGACGTGTTGCTCTACCTGATCGAGGCGGGGCCGAGCGCACCCACCCCCGTCGCCGACGATCTGGACATCGCCCGGAGCACGCTGGAGTGGCATCTCGATCACTTGATCGAGCAGAATCTCGTCGAGAAACGACGCGACGAACGCGGTCGCGTGACGCTCGTCCTGTCCCGTCCGGACGAGACGGCCGAACTGCTCCGACTGGTCGAGCCGTCGGTGCCCGAGCGACTGGTCGACCGGTTCACCCGACTGGTCGACAGCCTCGTGAGCGAGTGA